Genomic window (Pradoshia sp. D12):
TCATCTATATAACAGGCAACCTATAAACAATTGAGCGAAATTTTATAGCAATAGTTCGATTTTGAAAGGAATTGAGCGAAAAGGGAGTGGAATTGAGCGATATTTCAATTTATTGAGCGAACGGTAAAGCAATTAGCGGAAAATGAGGTTAATTGAGCGGGAATTCCGGTGATTGAGCGATCATGTAAGACTCTTAAGCGATTAGCATGGCTATTGTGCGATCATTAAGCATTTGAACGAACGATTTACACAGTAATTGAACCAAATTTGGACACTAGAGCAATTTATATCAGGCAAAAGCGAATTATTTATTCATTTTACCCTAGCATGTCATTACGCATGGCATCTTACTCCTACTATTAACCGTAAAAAAATAGAGGCTATCTAATAAAAACTATTAGACAGCCTCCTGTTAAAACTTACTTACGCTTCAATTTTCATTTCTGATACGATTGATTTCACTAAGTTCAAGAACGTAGATTTTACTTTTTCAGTCGTTTCAATTACCTCGTCATGTGCCAAAGGCTGATCCAGGATTCCAGCAGCCATGTTTGTAATGCATGAAATACCGAGTACCTTCATGCCTCCATGAGCAGCAACGATAACTTCAGGAACTGTTGACATTCCCACTGCATCTCCGCCTAAAATACGTGCCATTCTTACTTCTGCTGGTGTTTCATAAGTAGGACCTGTAAATCCAATGTAAACACCTTTTTGAATCGCAATATTTTGTTTAGAAGCAACTTGTTCTGCCAATTCCACTAATGATTTTGTATAAGCACTTGTCATATCAGGGAATCTTGGTCCAAACTCACTGTGATTCGGTCCAATTAATGGGTGTGCGCCCATGTAATTAATATGATCTGTGATAATCATCAAATCACCAGGCTTGAAGCTTTCATTTACTCCGCCTGCTGCATTTGTTACAAGTATATGCGTCATTCCCATTGCCTTCATAACACGTACCGGGAATGTAACTTCTTGCATGGAATATCCTTCATAATAGTGGAAACGCCCCTGCATAGCCGCTACTGTTTTGCCTGCCAGCGTTCCAACAACAAGTTGGCCGGCATGTCCTTCAACAGTAGAAACTGGGAAATGAGGTATTTCACTGTATGGGATTACAGTGGCATTTTCAATTTCATCAGCCAATACTCCCAACCCTGAACCAAGAATCAATCCTAGTTCCGGCTTTTGACCGGATACCTCTAAAATATGCGCTGCTGCTTCATTTACTTTTTCAAACATTCTGTTCTCTCCTTTTAATTTAGTTCCTTAAGGAAGCTTACTCCATGCTCAGGCATTTTCACACCGAAGTTATCAGCAACGGTTGCACCAATGTCCGCAAATGTACTGCGGATCGGCAGTTCTTTACCTTCTTTAAATTGTTTGGAGTATACAAGTAAAGGAACATATTCTCTCGTATGGTCTGTTCCAGGATGAACCGGATCATTACCATGGTCTGCTGTAATAATTAGCAGATCGTCTTCCTTCATTTTATCCAGTACTTCCTGCAATCTTCCATCGTACTCTTCTAATGCTTTACCGTACCCAATAGGATCGCGTCTGTGGCCAAATACAGCATCAAAATCAACAAGGTTCAGGAAGCTTAGACCAGTAAAGTCCATGTCCAATGTTTGGACCTGCTTATCCATTCCATCCATATTACTTGTTGTGCGAAGCGCTTTTGTTACGCCCTCGCCATCGTAGATATCAGCAATTTTCCCAATGGAGATTACATCAAAGTTACTATCCTTCAACTCATTCATTACCGTGCGTCCAAATGGTTTTAACGCATAATCATGGCGATTTGGCGTACGTTTGAAATCACCAGGCTCTCCAACGAATGGGCGAGCAATAATTCTGCCTACCATATATTCTTCACGAAGAGTCATTTCTCTGGCAATTTCACAGATACGATAGAGCTCTTCAAGAGGTACTACATCCTCATGAGCTGCAATTTGCAGAACGGAGTCAGCAGAAGTGTACACGATTAATGCTCCGGTTTTTACGTGTTCTTCTCCCAATTCTACTAGGATTTCTGTACCGCTCGCCGGTTTATTCCCAATAATTTTTCTGCCGCTCTTTTCTTCCAGCTCCTGAATTAATTCCGGCGGAAATCCATCCGGAAATACACGGAACGGTGTATCAATGCGCAGCCCCATGATTTCCCAGTGGCCAGTCATCGTATCTTTCCCATTGGATGCCTCTTGCATTTTTGTATAATAAGCCATTGGCTTGACTGCCTTTTGAATCCCTTTAATTTCTCTGATGTTTGACAAGCCTAATTTACCCATGACAGGCATGTTCAACCCATTCATTTTTTCAGCTATATGTCCAAGTGTATCCGAACCTTTATCGCCAAATTTCTCTGCATCAGGCGCTTCACCAATCCCAACAGAATCCATTACAGTTAAAAATACTCGCTTAAATTTCATACCTGAAACCTCCAGCTTCTTTTATATGTAGGTTACCCTTTCTCAACGCCTGTAATCTTCCATAAATTTCAGTAGAATTTACGGGTCAAAAGTTGCAGGCGTCAGAGGTCTGACTTCTTTATTTTACATCACCGGGGAAACGTTGCCAATTTAAGTTTACCAAATTTTAATAGTTTTATTTTTCGGTATTCACTCAATATTCAAAAAGTCTTTAGACCTACTGCTTATTTCTTTTTAGAAACGTGTTCAAAAATAAAGACGGCACCTTACCGGAAGCCGCCGTAACTATCCTAAACTTAGAGAATCCCCTTTTAAGCTCGGGGATGGAACTTACTGTATACATCCTTTAAACGGACATTCGTGACATGTGTATATATTTGTGTTGTCGAGATATCAGCATGTCCGAGCATCTCCTGAACAGCCCGCAAATCCGCACCATTCATTAGTAAATGAGTGGCAAATGAGTGGCGAAGGGTGTGAGGTGTCAATGACTTTTGAATATTCGCCTGCTCAGCAAGCTTCTTGATAATTTTCCATAACCCTTGGCGGCTGAGACGTCCGCCGTGATGATTCAAAAATAAAGCATCCGATTTATTCTTTTGGCTAACCAATCTAGGTCTACCTGATGTTAAGTAGGTGGTAATCGAATCAAGGGCCATTTGCCCCACCGGGATAATTCGCTCTTTATTTCCCTTCCCTATACAGCGAACAAATCCCATTTCTATATGTACATTATCAATATTTAACTCTATTAATTCACTAACCCGCATACCAGTTGCATAGAGCAGCTCTAAAATAGCCTTATCCCGTATGCCGAAAGCGTCAGCTGGGTTAGGTGCATTCAGCAATGCCTCCGTTTCCTCCTGGCTTAAAACCTTTGGCAATGATTTCTCAGTATGAGGGCTTTCAATCAAGACAGACGGATCTGTTTCCGAAATACGTTCCCTTAATAAAAATTGATGGAAGGATCGAATGGAAGCTGTATGGCGTGCCAGCGTTTTGGACGATTTTCCATCATCCCTTAATTTACCCAGGAACTGGACAATATGAACACGGGAAACGTCCTTCCAGTTGTCAATTTGTTGATTTTTCAAAAACTTATAATAGGAATCCAAATCTCGTTTATACGATAGGAGGGTGTTTTTAGCCAACCCTTTTTCGATTGTTAAATAATGGATAAAATCCTGCAATGGATCTTTCATTTTCATTTACTCCCCATCTAAATAAAATAGAAAGAGTCTTTCTCTCCATCCAGGCTCCTCTTCATCATTGATGGATTGAAAAACCTTTACAGCCGTTCCCTTAGGCTCGTCATAGCGATGATAATTTTCATATTCCTCATTAAACCAAACAATAGCAAAATAAAATAATATCGTAAAGCCAACAAACATGATGAATACCTTGCTTGTTTGCCAAAATAATTTAATCAAATTTCTCATAATTCTCTAGTCCTCCAGGCCTTTTTATCAATTTATGCCTGTTTGGACATGTTTTATACATATCATCCACGTTTTATGAGTAAAAGATAAAACCTTTCCACAACGGAAAGGCTTATCTTGCATGGTTATTCCCGGACCCTGCAGTCTCCGGCTCTTCTTTTTTATCTTGGCAACGATGGCAAACCCCATGAAATGTCAGGCGATGATCCTTAATTTTGAATCTGAATTTCTGTTCAACAATCGGTTCTACATCATCTAATAAATCTTCAAGAATTTCATCTACTGCTCCACATTCTATACAGACTAAATGGTGATGAAAATGCGCTGCTCCCTCTTGTCGCAAATCATAACGGGATACCCCATCACCAAAATTAATTTTATCTACTATTTTAAGCTCAGTAAGCAATTCAAGCGTTCTATATACAGTTGCCAAACCGATTTCCGGTGCTTTTTCTTTAACGAGCAAATATACATCCTCTGCACTTAAATGGTCTTCTTCATTCTCGAGCAACACTCTAACCGTGGCCTCTCGCTGCGGCGTCAGCTTGTAACTTGAAGAATGTAATTGCTTTTTTATTCGATCTAATCTAGATTCCAACCCTTTTCCTCCTCGCCGCTGAATCTGTCCGGATTTCATCATCATATTATAGAAGAAGGCAAAAAGGGATTATGAGTCCGGCCTTCTATCACCATTTATAGTATAGCAAAAAAAACGTCCATGTAAAATATAATAATTATAAACAACTTATAATAATGATTATTATCTAATAATTATTATTAACTCATATTATCAATTACAGCTTTCATTAGCCCCGGTGATAAAAAGGATTCAATCAAGGCTGCAACAACAAAAGACACTAAGGCCATTCCAAGCAACAGAGAATACTGGAAAAAATAAGGCCTTAATTTTTCGCGGCTTGATTTTAAAAATTGGCGTTTAATCATTTTAATGGAGATAATGACGGCGCATGATGCCATGATAATGGTTACGGGTACAAGGATGATATTCTGAGGTAAAATGGATACACACGCAAGCATAAAGCCCTGCCACCCTGTTTGGCTAACCAAAAAACCGACAGTAAAGCCGATCACGATTCCTTTTATAAAAAGAAGGATTAAAATCATTGGTAACCCGATAATCGAGATTCCAAGAATCCACATTAAGATAATAAACTTCGCATTCTCCTGAAAGCTATAGATGAAAATTTCACTGCTTGCACTGACTTTCCCTTGCTTTAATTCTCCGAAGAACTGAGACAAATAATAAAACAGGTCCTCTTTCTGAGTTAAAGATAAGCTGTTGACAATAATTGCCCCAAAAATGATTCCCATCAGGAATAGGACCATAATAAAAATGAAAATAGATAAATGATCTTTAATATGAAAAAGCAAAGCTCTTTTATAATACGATTTTTTCACAGGGGAATTCTCCTCTCCGGTTCCATTACTAGATTCTATGTATTTACTAGAGATTGTATTCTAGTAAAAAATAAATTCTTACTAGTCTAAATAGTATGATATAATCTCTTTAATTTACATAAAAGGAGGAGATTGGCATGAATCCGATCCTGATGGACATACCAGAAAAACTTGATGGAAGCCGAATTTATTTGCGTTCTTGCAAGCCGGGAGACGGGCCTATGGTCCATGATGCCATATTGGCTTCAAAAGAAGATTTAAAACCCTGGATGCCCTGGGCTAATCGAGATCAGACATTAGAGGAGACAGAGGACAATTTACGAAGAGCACAGGCAGAGTTTATTTTAAGAGAAGATATACGTCTATATGTGATGAGAAAAGAAGATAATATTTTCCTTGGTTCCACCGGACTACATAGAATGAATTGGGAAACAAGAAAGTTCGAGATCGGATATTGGATGGATTCTCGTTACACTAAAAAAGGATATATGACAGAGGCTGTTGAATTATTGACGAACTTCACATTCGATAAATTACTAGCTAACCGGGTGGAAATTCGCTGTGATTCAAAAAACATAAACTCCAGACGGATTCCTGAAAAACTGGGTTACACTCTTGAAGGGACATTAAGACACGACAGCTATGATTCTACAGGTACCTCCCTTCGTGATACATGCATTTTCTCTAAAATCAGAAGTGATTTGTAAAATAGAAAAAAGGGCAGTGAATGCTATTCACTGCCCTTTTTCTCCATTAATCCGTAATAATCTTCCCGTAAATACCGCCTCCGCCTTTTTGCAGAGACAATGTACCACCCCGTGCCTGATAGATGAGCATGGCTATTTTTTCAGGAACTAGCCCCTTTAGCTCCTCCAGGCTGGCTTCATGGATGACAGCCATTTCTGAACCAAAACCAGCTACTAATTTATCCAATGTTCTCGGTCCTAGCCCTGGAATAAACTCAAGCGGGATATGATGAATATAAGGCGGTCTCTCTTGCAGAACATCTCCCAGCTCTGCATCTGCAAGATCATTGATACGTTCAGCTACTCCACGTGTCACCTGATTAGAGCCGCAATAAGGACAGCGCTCTGAATACACAGCTAGAGTTTCGCCGCAATTCTCGCAAACTGTTTCATGGTATTTACCTAAATACGGATTCAGTCCGTAATTAGCTAAAATGGCACGTCCTTCTTCTTGTTGAAGTGCTTTATGCCATTCGGTAAAGTTAGGCTCCTGCAGCAACAGTTTTTGATATTCACGAGCCAGCTTTGGCAACGAATGTGCATCACTATTTGTTAAAAAGGGATAGCGGTTCAGCTCGCTTAACTTGGATGCCATTGTCGTATCAGCACTGAGCCCCAGCTCAACAGCGTCAATCCAGTCTGGATTCAGAACCTCGTTTAGGCTCTTTAAGACCCCTCTGCCGTACAAACTTTTATGGGGAGTGAAAATATGTGCAGGGATAAATAACCCGCTCAAATCCTTTACTTTTTTCTGCAATACGGTAGCACTCTCATAAATACGCTGAGAGCTGAGAGTATTATTTTTAACTCTCGTTGCAAACCATTCCGAAAACAGCTTCATTTTTTCAAGAGTAGGAAAATAAGCCAGCACATGAATGGGCCCTTTGCAGTTTGCATCATTGATTTCAATCTCACTCCCAGGAATCAAAACGGTACCGTCTTTATGTTGAAGACCGCCGCCCTCGAGTTCTTTCATCTCTCCTTTTGCCATGAGCCCCTCAAGTTCTTCTATCACCTCAGGAACATGGCAGTCGATGATCCCAACCATATCGAGTCCTTTTCTTGTCGCAGCATATTCAAGAATAGTTGAAATCGTTAGGGTCCGCGCTCCTGTAATTTTGACAGGCTTCCCAGATTTCGTTCTCCCCACATGAATATGAAAATCCGCGTAATATGTCTTCATTTATTTAGACAGTGCCTCTTGGAGCTGTAAATATTGAACCGCATAGGCTGTTTTGGCATCCTGAATTCTCTCTTCTTTAATCAGTTCCAAAGCCTCTTCTAATGTGACTTCCATCAAGTCCACGAATTCATCCTCATCAAGGCCTCTTGCATCTTCCTTTTTAGAAAGACCCTTAGCCAGGTAAATATGTACAATCTCATCTGCAAATCCAGGCGATGTGTAGAGGGAAATAATATGTTCAATGGACTCGCAGGCATATCCGGTTTCCTCTTCCATCTCGCGAACCACACAATCTCTTGGATCTTCACCGGCATCCAATTTACCGGCAGGAATTTCAACTAACGCTTTTTCCATCGGCTTACGGTATTGCTCAACAAGCACGAGCTTATTTTCATCTGTAACGGCAATCACTGCGACCGCTCCAGGATGTTTAATTAATTCTCTGGTCGACGTCTTTCCATTCGGAAGAAGCACTTCATCCACACGTACATCTAAAATTCTTCCTTTAAAAATAGGTTCTGATTTGATCGTTTTCTCTTCATATTTGTACATCGTTAAATCTCTCCTTTTGTTCTAAAAAGCATTCCTCTGTTCATACATTTTACCATATAGCATGTCCAAAGGGGTGCGTTATGAAAATATGGATCAGTGACAATCAAATCATTTTGAGCGGAAAAGCTTGGGAAGTAAAAGAGAAATTAAAGCAATATAGCAATCAATATGTGTATGTTACGGACTGGCTGCAGGCCGCTCGGCAAATAAAATGACGGATTTAACTCCTTCCATTACAATAAAGAAAAGACACACTGTAATAGCGAAAGGAGATTTCCTGTGAAAAAGAGACAAATTGGAGAATCTGACTTATATGTTACGGAGATGGGACTAGGATGCATGTCTCTCGGCAAAGACGAAAAACAAGCCCGACTAATACTGGAGACAGCTATCGAACACGGAATCAACTATTTTGATACAGCCGATTTGTATGATTTTGGCCTTAATGAGGAAATGGTCGGAAGGGTGTTAAAACCATATCGACAGAACCTGATATTAGCTACAAAGGCAGGTAACAGATGGAATGACGAGAAAACTTCATGGTCCTGGGACCCTTCGCGAACCTATATTAAGCAGGCCGTAAAGGATAGCCTAAAGCGTTTACAGACCGATTATATCGATTTATACCAGCTTCATGGCGGTACAATAGACGATCCCTTGGATGAAACCATTTCCGCCTTTGAAGAATTAAAGAAAGAAGGCTATATACGTGAGTACGGCATTTCCTCCATCCGTCCCAATGTCATCAAGGAATTTGCAAACCACTCAAGTATCATATCGGTCATGATGCAATACAGTCTTCTCGATCGAAGACCGGAGGAATGGATGCCATTACTGGAGGAGCATCAAATCAGCATCATTGCTAGAGGCCCTGTAGCAAAAGGCCTTTTAACAGAGGAAATGTTAAATAAAGCTTCCGATTCTATCCGTGAAAATGGATATTTGGACTATACATATGAGGAGCTAGAGTCTCTGCTTCCATCCATTCAAGAAAAAATAGCGAGCCGTTCCATGAATGAACTGGCTTTACAATATATCCTCTCTTCTAAAGCGGTAGCTGCTGTGATCCCTGGGGCAAGCAGCGAAAAACAATTACTTGAAAATATAAAGGCTATAAACAGCAAACCGTTAGCAGCCGAAGAGCTGGAACTATTGCGCTCCTTAACTAAAGCAAATAAATATGAGACACATCGCGATTAAACGGGAATCAGGCTATTTCATCTAAATAGCCTGATTCCTTTTCTTATTTTTATCCTATACATAGAATAACCAGTCGAAATCTTCCCGTTGGTAATCACAATAAAAATAATCATTCGTTTTTGAATCATACACATAATCCTGCTGGCACTCTTCGAAATGGTCAACAATCCATTTCATGGCTGAAATAAATTGGTAGGCTTCCGCATTCGTCATGGTTGGATGAATGGAAAATCGAATCCATCCAGGTTTAACCTCTAAATTGCCCTGATCAACCAATTCCATGATTTGTTGGGAACTCTCCTTGGAGATTCCCAATAAATAATGCCCATACGTTCCCGCACAGGAACATCCGCCCCGTACCTGAATTCCAAACCGGTCATTTAATAGTTTAACAATCAGATTATAGTGTACCCCCGGAATCATAAATGAAATAATACCCAATCGTTCTTCTTTCTCTGGTTCGAGAACCTTAATTTCAGGTATGGATAACAATCCCGGAAGAAGGATGGAAAGCAATTCTTTCTCTCTTGCCAACATATTGTCTACCCCCATTTCCTCCTTTAGCCTTATACATAATGCTGTTCGAATGCATTGCAGGATTCCTGGTGTTCCACCGTCCTCCCTCGTTTCAATATCCTCATAATAGCTTTTGTTTCCCCACGGATCCGTCCAATTGACAGTGCCGCCGCCAGGATGATCAGGTATGTGGTTGTGATACAAATTTTTATTAAAAATTAAAACACCACTCGTACCGGGTCCGCCCAGGAATTTATGCGGAGAAAAACAAATCGCATCCAGCTGTTCTGCAGGATTCTCGGGATGCATATTGATATTTACATATGGAGCGCATGCAGCAAAGTCTATCACACAGATACCACCGTGCTTATGCATCACGCTTGCCAGTTCATGATATGGAGTAATGAGTCCGGTTACATTGGAGCATGCGGTAAAAGCACCGATTTTCAACGGTCTGTTTGAATACGATTGTAACTGCCGTTCTAATTGCTCCGGACTGACATTCCCTTTTTGATCAGGTTCCACGATAACTACATCGGAAATCGTCTCAAGCCAGGAGGTATGGTTGGAATGATGTTCCCGATGGGTAATAAATACAACCGGTCTTTCCTCAGGCTTTAGTTCAAGCCTCGATTCCCATTTTTCTGGTATGCGCAAGCCAAGTATACGTTGAAATTTGTTAATGACCGACGTCATTCCAAAGCCATCAAGAAGAATCGCATCATCCGGACCAGCGTTTACATGCTCTTTTATGATTTTCTTTGCATGATGATACGCATTCGTCATGAATGAGCCGGTTTGGTTTGATTCCGTATGGGTATTTGCCATAAACGGTCCAAATTCCTTCGTGATTTTATCCTCTATCGGTTTATATAATCTTCCGCTTGCTGTCCAGTCCGCATATATAATCGGCTTTTCTCCGTATGGGGTTGAAAACGTTTTGTCATTTCCTATAATGTATTTGCGAAAATCATGGAAATATTGCTCCAGCTCTCCAAACCATTCTCGCTGATGATTTCCAATTCTTGCCCTCAGCAATCCTGTTCACCTTCTATCTGCATAAGTCAGTAACAGTATATGAATAAAAAGCCTATTGGTTATTGCCGTGGAGAAAATAGTACTTTCTTACAAAAAAGCCCTATCACTTTTCAGTGATGAGGGCCTTCCATTATTCTTCCATTGATTTCTCAGTTTTAAATTTCCCTGTCAGAGCAATAAGTTCATTTGTAATTTGAGCAAGTCCATTAGCATATTCTGCTGTCTCTTTTACCATCGCATTCTGTTCCTCTGCGGATGCAGAAACTTCTTCAGCAGAAGCCGCTGATTCCTGAATGGTTGTGGATGTCTCTTCAATCATGCCCTCAACTCTTTTAACATCTTCATTAATCATTTGAAAGGACTCAGTTAATTTCTCTAAATGATTCTTTGTATACCCAACCTTTTCATTTATGATTGTCAGTGTACTGCTGCCTTCCATCACTGTTTCAACCTGAGTACGGAACTGATTTAAATTATTTTCCATAACGTTCATCGTGTTAAATGTGTCTTTTTGAATTTTATTAATTAAATCCTTGATCTCTTCAGTAGCTTTATTTGTCTGTTCGGCCAGCTTACGTACTTCATCTGCCACTACTGCAAAGCCTCTCCCTTGCTCCCCCGCTCTTGCGGCTTCAATAGCTGCATTCAGAGCCAATAGGTTCGTTTGGGCCGAAATATCTGTAATAAAC
Coding sequences:
- the deoB gene encoding phosphopentomutase → MKFKRVFLTVMDSVGIGEAPDAEKFGDKGSDTLGHIAEKMNGLNMPVMGKLGLSNIREIKGIQKAVKPMAYYTKMQEASNGKDTMTGHWEIMGLRIDTPFRVFPDGFPPELIQELEEKSGRKIIGNKPASGTEILVELGEEHVKTGALIVYTSADSVLQIAAHEDVVPLEELYRICEIAREMTLREEYMVGRIIARPFVGEPGDFKRTPNRHDYALKPFGRTVMNELKDSNFDVISIGKIADIYDGEGVTKALRTTSNMDGMDKQVQTLDMDFTGLSFLNLVDFDAVFGHRRDPIGYGKALEEYDGRLQEVLDKMKEDDLLIITADHGNDPVHPGTDHTREYVPLLVYSKQFKEGKELPIRSTFADIGATVADNFGVKMPEHGVSFLKELN
- a CDS encoding GNAT family N-acetyltransferase yields the protein MNPILMDIPEKLDGSRIYLRSCKPGDGPMVHDAILASKEDLKPWMPWANRDQTLEETEDNLRRAQAEFILREDIRLYVMRKEDNIFLGSTGLHRMNWETRKFEIGYWMDSRYTKKGYMTEAVELLTNFTFDKLLANRVEIRCDSKNINSRRIPEKLGYTLEGTLRHDSYDSTGTSLRDTCIFSKIRSDL
- a CDS encoding Fur family transcriptional regulator, yielding MESRLDRIKKQLHSSSYKLTPQREATVRVLLENEEDHLSAEDVYLLVKEKAPEIGLATVYRTLELLTELKIVDKINFGDGVSRYDLRQEGAAHFHHHLVCIECGAVDEILEDLLDDVEPIVEQKFRFKIKDHRLTFHGVCHRCQDKKEEPETAGSGNNHAR
- the spoIIM gene encoding stage II sporulation protein M, translated to MKKSYYKRALLFHIKDHLSIFIFIMVLFLMGIIFGAIIVNSLSLTQKEDLFYYLSQFFGELKQGKVSASSEIFIYSFQENAKFIILMWILGISIIGLPMILILLFIKGIVIGFTVGFLVSQTGWQGFMLACVSILPQNIILVPVTIIMASCAVIISIKMIKRQFLKSSREKLRPYFFQYSLLLGMALVSFVVAALIESFLSPGLMKAVIDNMS
- the xerD gene encoding site-specific tyrosine recombinase XerD, whose translation is MKDPLQDFIHYLTIEKGLAKNTLLSYKRDLDSYYKFLKNQQIDNWKDVSRVHIVQFLGKLRDDGKSSKTLARHTASIRSFHQFLLRERISETDPSVLIESPHTEKSLPKVLSQEETEALLNAPNPADAFGIRDKAILELLYATGMRVSELIELNIDNVHIEMGFVRCIGKGNKERIIPVGQMALDSITTYLTSGRPRLVSQKNKSDALFLNHHGGRLSRQGLWKIIKKLAEQANIQKSLTPHTLRHSFATHLLMNGADLRAVQEMLGHADISTTQIYTHVTNVRLKDVYSKFHPRA
- the mciZ gene encoding Z-ring formation inhibitor MciZ, which produces MKIWISDNQIILSGKAWEVKEKLKQYSNQYVYVTDWLQAARQIK
- a CDS encoding endonuclease Q family protein; protein product: MKTYYADFHIHVGRTKSGKPVKITGARTLTISTILEYAATRKGLDMVGIIDCHVPEVIEELEGLMAKGEMKELEGGGLQHKDGTVLIPGSEIEINDANCKGPIHVLAYFPTLEKMKLFSEWFATRVKNNTLSSQRIYESATVLQKKVKDLSGLFIPAHIFTPHKSLYGRGVLKSLNEVLNPDWIDAVELGLSADTTMASKLSELNRYPFLTNSDAHSLPKLAREYQKLLLQEPNFTEWHKALQQEEGRAILANYGLNPYLGKYHETVCENCGETLAVYSERCPYCGSNQVTRGVAERINDLADAELGDVLQERPPYIHHIPLEFIPGLGPRTLDKLVAGFGSEMAVIHEASLEELKGLVPEKIAMLIYQARGGTLSLQKGGGGIYGKIITD
- a CDS encoding purine-nucleoside phosphorylase; translated protein: MFEKVNEAAAHILEVSGQKPELGLILGSGLGVLADEIENATVIPYSEIPHFPVSTVEGHAGQLVVGTLAGKTVAAMQGRFHYYEGYSMQEVTFPVRVMKAMGMTHILVTNAAGGVNESFKPGDLMIITDHINYMGAHPLIGPNHSEFGPRFPDMTSAYTKSLVELAEQVASKQNIAIQKGVYIGFTGPTYETPAEVRMARILGGDAVGMSTVPEVIVAAHGGMKVLGISCITNMAAGILDQPLAHDEVIETTEKVKSTFLNLVKSIVSEMKIEA
- a CDS encoding aldo/keto reductase; its protein translation is MKKRQIGESDLYVTEMGLGCMSLGKDEKQARLILETAIEHGINYFDTADLYDFGLNEEMVGRVLKPYRQNLILATKAGNRWNDEKTSWSWDPSRTYIKQAVKDSLKRLQTDYIDLYQLHGGTIDDPLDETISAFEELKKEGYIREYGISSIRPNVIKEFANHSSIISVMMQYSLLDRRPEEWMPLLEEHQISIIARGPVAKGLLTEEMLNKASDSIRENGYLDYTYEELESLLPSIQEKIASRSMNELALQYILSSKAVAAVIPGASSEKQLLENIKAINSKPLAAEELELLRSLTKANKYETHRD
- a CDS encoding YqzK family protein → MRNLIKLFWQTSKVFIMFVGFTILFYFAIVWFNEEYENYHRYDEPKGTAVKVFQSINDEEEPGWRERLFLFYLDGE
- a CDS encoding aminotransferase class V-fold PLP-dependent enzyme — encoded protein: MLRARIGNHQREWFGELEQYFHDFRKYIIGNDKTFSTPYGEKPIIYADWTASGRLYKPIEDKITKEFGPFMANTHTESNQTGSFMTNAYHHAKKIIKEHVNAGPDDAILLDGFGMTSVINKFQRILGLRIPEKWESRLELKPEERPVVFITHREHHSNHTSWLETISDVVIVEPDQKGNVSPEQLERQLQSYSNRPLKIGAFTACSNVTGLITPYHELASVMHKHGGICVIDFAACAPYVNINMHPENPAEQLDAICFSPHKFLGGPGTSGVLIFNKNLYHNHIPDHPGGGTVNWTDPWGNKSYYEDIETREDGGTPGILQCIRTALCIRLKEEMGVDNMLAREKELLSILLPGLLSIPEIKVLEPEKEERLGIISFMIPGVHYNLIVKLLNDRFGIQVRGGCSCAGTYGHYLLGISKESSQQIMELVDQGNLEVKPGWIRFSIHPTMTNAEAYQFISAMKWIVDHFEECQQDYVYDSKTNDYFYCDYQREDFDWLFYV
- a CDS encoding NUDIX domain-containing protein, producing MYKYEEKTIKSEPIFKGRILDVRVDEVLLPNGKTSTRELIKHPGAVAVIAVTDENKLVLVEQYRKPMEKALVEIPAGKLDAGEDPRDCVVREMEEETGYACESIEHIISLYTSPGFADEIVHIYLAKGLSKKEDARGLDEDEFVDLMEVTLEEALELIKEERIQDAKTAYAVQYLQLQEALSK